One genomic segment of Tripterygium wilfordii isolate XIE 37 chromosome 9, ASM1340144v1, whole genome shotgun sequence includes these proteins:
- the LOC120005306 gene encoding NAC domain containing protein 50-like, protein MGRETSTELTLSIPSPTGVEAISGKGTVAVGSSGTAARTPKTATSTVLAPGFRFHPTDEELVSYYLKRKVTKKPIRFNAIAEVDIYKTEPWELAGKTRLKTRDQEWYFFSALDKKYGNGARMNRATEKGYWKATGKDREVRHDSQVNAMKKTLVYHTGRAPDGKRTNWVMHEYRLIDEELERIGASQVDGYVGYVLCRVFHKNNIGPPNGNRYAPFVEEEWDDGQEALVPGLDAAEDGVAGDDAYVDRNEFQQDCNVMDKDPLGRNELVRDSQLQRKRRHTDSGPNHSNGSDNSTRTTQDGSSSTSSPNAATTTAMSAMLEFSLLASVEPKEGTRVHAPSFDVKIDTSMPPRCVKLINELHVERETLKRHMFNAHAMINILRSRIDSLSKENEDLKQRKTTTLSLMGPCP, encoded by the exons ATGGGTCGTGAAACGTCTACTGAGTTAACCCTCTCAATTCCATCGCCGACCGGAGTTGAAGCTATATCTGGAAAAGGAACTGTGGCGGTGGGATCATCTGGTACGGCGGCTAGAACGCCCAAAACGGCGACTTCGACGGTTTTGGCGCCTGGGTTTCGATTCCACCCGACTGATGAGGAACTTGTGAGTTATTATTTGAAGCGGAAAGTCACCAAGAAACCCATCCGCTTTAACGCCATTGCTGAAGTCGATATCTACAAGACCGAGCCCTGGGAGCTTGCAg GAAAGACGAGGTTGAAGACAAGGGACCAAGAATGGTACTTCTTCAGTGCATTGGACAAAAAGTATGGGAATGGAGCAAGAATGAATAGGGCCACTGAAAAAGGATATTGGAAGGCAACTGGCAAGGACCGTGAGGTTCGCCATGATTCTCAGGTCAATGCAATGAAGAAGACTCTTGTGTACCATACTGGCCGAGCACCGGATGGGAAACGTACTAATTGGGTCATGCATGAGTATCGACTTATCGATGAGGAATTGGAAAGGATTGGAGCATCTCAG GTGGACGGCTATGTCGGCTATGTTTTGTGTCGAGTGTTTCACAAGAATAATATAGGGCCGCCCAATGGGAATAGATATGCACCTTTTGTGGAAGAGGAATGGGATGATGGCCAAGAAGCTTTGGTCCCAGGGTTAGATGCTGCAGAAGATGGAGTGGCTGGTGATGATGCTTATGTTGACAGAAACGAATTTCAGCAG GATTGTAATGTCATGGATAAGGACCCTCTTGGTCGCAACGAACTTGTGAGAGACTCCCAACTCCAGCGCAAGAGAAGGCATACTGATTCAGGTCCGAACCACTCAAACGGTTCAGATAATTCAACGAGGACAACTCAAGATGGTTCCTCTTCTACAAGTTCTCCTAATGCTGCAACAACAACAGCGATGTCTGCAATGCTGGAATTCTCACTTCTGGCGTCTGTGGAACCCAAAGAGGGGACTCGTGTTCACGCTCCCTCCTTTGATGTCAAGATTGACACATCGATGCCTCCAAGGTGTGTGAAGTTGATTAATGAACTGCATGTTGAGAGGGAGACTTTGAAGCGTCATATGTTCAATGCTCATGCGATGATTAACATTCTTCGTTCCCGGATTGATTCTCTGAGCAAGGAAAACGAGGATCTGAAGCAGAGGAAGACTACTACTCTCTCACTGATGGGACCGTGTCCGTAA
- the LOC120005836 gene encoding protein C2-DOMAIN ABA-RELATED 1-like, producing MENLMGLLRIHVQRGVNLAVRDVTGASDPYVLFKMGKQKLKTRVVKHNINPVWNEDLTLSISDPNLPVNLTVYDHDTFSLDDKMGDAEFDLRPFLEAMKMGLAGLPNGTIIRKIQPSRENCLAEESCIIWSNGKVVQNLFLRLKNVERGELELQLEWIDIPGSRGL from the exons ATGGAGAATCTGATGGGTCTTCTCAGAATTCATGTGCAGAGAGGAGTAAACCTTGCTGTTAGAGATGTCACTGGTGCCAGTGACCCTTATGTTTTGTTCAAGATGGGCAAACAG aaACTGAAAACTCGTGTGGTGAAGCATAATATCAATCCTGTGTGGAATGAGGACTTGACTCTCTCAATATCAGACCCAAATCTTCCAGTCAATCTC ACAGTTTATGACCATGACACATTCAGCTTGGATGACAAAATGGGCGACGCAGAGTTTGATTTGCGTCCATTTCTTGAAGCTATGAAGATGGGGTTGGCAGGGCTTCCCAATGGAACCATAATCAGAAAAATCCAGCCAAGCAGGGAAAACTGCCTTGCTGAAGAGAGCTGCATTATTTGGAGTAATGGCAAAGTGGTTCAAAATCTGTTTCTTAGACTGAAAAATGTGGAGCGCGGCGAATTGGAACTGCAATTAGAATGGATTGATATTCCTGGTTCAAGAGGTTTATAG
- the LOC120005307 gene encoding uncharacterized protein LOC120005307, whose translation MLVEDSVQFGVNNPAVIPVPFANPEAELDLLIGDRYYDGYKEWHTTTAKFMARSIRHQLPNSARQNWTYVFQTKDQIGSFFYFPSLNFQNAGGGFGPILESIIMQSSLYPLRILKLSSIFSSVIGTVTDTRWNLTAGAARPNPQGTFNVANVM comes from the exons ATGCTGGTGGAGGATTCAGTCCAATTTGGAGTCAATAATCCTGCAGTCATCCCTGTACCCTTTGCGAACCCTGAAGCTGAGCTCGATCTTCTCATCGGTGATCGGTACTATGATGGATACAAG GAATGGCATACAACAACGGCTAAATTCATGGCAAGGAGTATCAGGCACCAACTGCCCAATTCAGCCAGGCAAAACTGGACCTATGTGTTCCAGACCAAGGACCAGATTGGTAGTTTCTTCTACTTTCCCTCTCTTAACTTCCAAAATGCTGGTGGAGGATTCGGTCCAATTTTGGAGTCAATAATCATGCAGTCATCCTTGTACCCTTTGCGAATCCTGAAGCTGAGTTCGATCTTCTCATCGGTGATTGGTACTGTGACGGATACAAG GTGGAACTTGACAGCAGGAGCAGCAAGGCCTAATCCGCAAGGAACCTTCAATGTTGCAAATGTAATGTAA
- the LOC120006183 gene encoding NAC domain-containing protein 53-like gives MGSGSDSATSLAPGFRFHPTDEELVRYYLKRKVCNKPFRFDPISVIDVYRSEPWDLPSRSKLKSRDLEWYFFSALDKKYGNGSRTNRATEKGYWKTTGKDRQISWNNKTVGMKKTLVYHLGRAPRGERSNWVMHEYRLTDDDLEKAGIAQDAFVLVRIFQKSGSGPKNGEQYGAPFIEEEWDDYEEVPLPAEKALPTADEVDFSYGPPVEADNLEQNENGIFFEDPAYPPDFYYEDTSNNFDHLRGFSEDDQKPMIGNGGLQYGQVTGVGNLPPEQYEIDAKPVKDEYFAAESSNNGIPNDVNYLVSESYMDATDHPSLVDGFYLEANDLSHSVEADDGGFEMVDEYLNFFDAENDNFLFDPSEFLESDSIPYEQVPQNQKDVCEDTPKQGQDQLETLGNADASSSKQKHEDAKQFEPEGDYPFLQKASHLLEGISAPPAFASELPMKDAALRLNSASSSSSSVRVTAGIITIENMTWSSGKNGDLSIILSIGISQSPASLVPMDSLFSGKTGSGTSWSWFFLTLFWVLLLAVSFKVGTHICAN, from the exons ATGGGTAGTGGCAGTGATTCGGCGACCTCTCTCGCTCCTGGGTTCCGATTCCATCCAACCGATGAGGAACTCGTTCGATACTACCTGAAGCGCAAGGTCTGCAATAAACCCTTCCGCTTCGACCCAATCTCGGTCATCGACGTCTACAGATCCGAGCCCTGGGACCTTCCAA GTAGGTCGAAGCTGAAGAGCAGAGATTTGGAGTGGTATTTCTTTAGTGCGTTGGACAAAAAGTATGGGAACGGCTCGAGGACGAATCGGGCCACAGAGAAAGGCTACTGGAAGACCACTGGTAAGGACCGGCAGATTAGCTGGAATAACAAGACTGTCGGTATGAAGAAAACCCTCGTGTATCATCTAGGCCGAGCTCCCCGTGGCGAGCGCTCCAATTGGGTCATGCACGAGTACCGCCTTACTGATGATGATCTGGAAAAAGCTGGGATAGCCCag GATGCATTTGTTTTGGTTAGGATATTTCAGAAGAGTGGCTCGGGTCCAAAGAATGGGGAGCAATACGGAGCGCCTTTTATTGAGGAGGAATGGGACGACTATGAGGAGGTGCCCTTGCCTGCTGAGAAAGCCCTGCCAACTGCTGATGAGGTTGATTTTAGTTATGGTCCCCCCGTTGAGGCTGATAACCTGGAACAG AATGAAAATGGTATATTTTTCGAGGACCCTGCTTACCCACCAGACTTCTATTATGAAGATACAAGTAATAATTTTGACCATTTGAGGGGATTCAGTGAAGATGATCAAAAGCCCATGATAGGCAATGGTGGGTTGCAGTATGGTCAAGTGACCGGCGTTGGTAACTTACCACCTGAGCAATATGAGATTGATGCCAAACCAGTCAAAGATGAATATTTTGCTGCTGAATCGAGCAATAATGGGATTCCTAATGATGTCAATTACTTGGTTTCTGAATCGTACATGGATGCTACAGATCATCCTTCACTTGTTGATGGTTTCTACCTGGAAGCTAATGATCTTTCACATTCCGTTGAGGCAGATGATGGAGGTTTTGAAATGGTTGATGAGTACCTCAACTTTTTCGATGCCGAAAATgacaattttctttttgatcCTTCAGAATTTCTGGAAAGTGATAGCATTCCCTATGAACAGGTTCCTCAAAATCAAAAG GATGTCTGTGAGGACACACCCAAGCAAGGCCAAGATCAATTAGAAACACTTGGAAATGCTGATGCTTCTTCCTCGAAGCAGAAGCATGAAGATGCTAAACAATTTGAGCCTG AAGGGGACTATCCATTCCTTCAAAAGGCCAGTCACCTATTGGAAGGCATTTCTGCTCCTCCTGCATTTGCTTCTGAGTTGCCTATGAAGGATGCAGCTCTCCGCCTAAATTCAGCGTCATCATCTTCCAGTTCGGTTAGGGTTACTGCTGGTATAATCACAAtagagaacatgacttggtcatCTGGCAAGAATGGAGACCTCAGCATCATCCTTTCTATTGGCATTTCACAAAGTCCTGCCAGTTTGGTGCCAATGGATAGCTTATTTTCGGGGAAGACAGGATCTGGGACATCATGGAGCTGGTTCTTCTTGACGTTGTTTTGGGTCCTGCTTCTTGCAGTGAGTTTTAAAGTTGGAACCCATATTTGTGCCAATTGA